The following are encoded in a window of Fischerella sp. PCC 9605 genomic DNA:
- a CDS encoding squalene/phytoene synthase family protein — MDLLGDGLEILKETSRTFYIPISRLPRVLQEAVASAYLCMRAIDEIEDHPELDNQTKAKLLRTISLTLQVAVDGFAIDSFSVGFGAHEKFLPEVSIRIREWALLAPETVAPRIWDATAAMADRMAYWAERNWEIHTEYDLDRYTFGVAGAVGLLLSDLWAWYDGTQTNRTHAVGFGRGLQAVNILRNHKEDLAREVSFFPDGWSAENMQVYARRNLVLAEAYTKNLAAGPALDFCQIPLSLAFGTLNAIANGKEKLSRSDVLALIEQINNVRK; from the coding sequence ATGGATTTACTGGGAGATGGGTTAGAGATTTTAAAGGAGACTAGTCGGACTTTTTATATTCCCATTAGTCGTTTACCGCGAGTATTGCAAGAGGCAGTGGCATCAGCATATCTATGTATGCGAGCCATTGATGAAATTGAAGACCATCCAGAATTGGATAACCAAACTAAAGCTAAGCTGTTGCGAACGATTAGCTTAACATTGCAGGTAGCAGTTGATGGTTTTGCGATTGATTCTTTCTCAGTGGGATTTGGTGCACACGAAAAATTTTTACCAGAAGTCAGCATTCGGATCAGAGAATGGGCGCTACTCGCACCTGAAACTGTTGCCCCCAGGATTTGGGATGCTACTGCGGCAATGGCAGACAGAATGGCATACTGGGCAGAAAGAAACTGGGAAATTCATACAGAGTATGATTTGGATCGTTACACTTTTGGGGTAGCTGGTGCGGTTGGCTTGTTACTCTCCGATTTGTGGGCTTGGTACGATGGCACGCAGACTAATCGTACTCATGCGGTTGGATTTGGTCGGGGTTTACAGGCAGTTAATATCCTCCGCAACCATAAAGAAGATTTGGCCCGTGAAGTCAGCTTTTTCCCGGATGGTTGGAGTGCAGAAAACATGCAAGTATATGCGCGCCGCAATTTAGTCCTGGCAGAAGCATACACGAAAAATCTTGCTGCTGGTCCTGCTTTAGATTTTTGCCAAATTCCCCTCAGCTTGGCTTTTGGTACTCTCAATGCTATTGCTAATGGTAAAGAAAAACTCAGCCGCAGTGATGTTTTAGCACTGATTGAGCAAATAAATAATGTACGCAAATAG
- a CDS encoding Crp/Fnr family transcriptional regulator gives MLEPAETVKIFQKQPTIHTFSSGQIIFAEGEPGDCMYGILNGEVEIFVDGKVVETIQKGDVFGVGALVVPEHTRASTAVAKTDCQLAFLDQNGFLFAVQETPMFALLVMRSYSERLRALKRSI, from the coding sequence ATGCTTGAACCAGCAGAAACGGTTAAAATCTTCCAAAAACAGCCGACAATCCATACTTTTTCCAGCGGTCAAATCATTTTTGCAGAAGGTGAGCCTGGGGATTGCATGTATGGCATCTTGAACGGAGAAGTGGAGATATTCGTCGATGGTAAAGTAGTTGAAACCATTCAAAAAGGAGATGTGTTTGGTGTAGGAGCATTAGTTGTTCCAGAACACACAAGAGCATCTACAGCGGTTGCCAAAACTGACTGCCAACTAGCCTTCCTAGACCAAAACGGTTTCCTCTTCGCTGTGCAAGAAACTCCAATGTTTGCACTACTAGTGATGCGGAGTTACTCAGAGCGCCTGCGTGCATTAAAACGTTCTATTTGA
- the pyk gene encoding pyruvate kinase — MQLPICNTKVVATIGPASSSREVLTKMIQAGMNVARLNFSHGSYDDHAKTIALLRSLEKELDTPVTLLQDLQGPKIRVGQLPNNTISLTEGEFITLVPIANFSNQANTISIDYPHLAEDAQPGNQVLLDDGLLELQVEEVKADAVKCRIIRGGILKSRKGVNFPNLDLRLPSLTQKDLQDLDFGLSQGVDYISLSFVRRPEDIRTLKDLLAQKGAADQPVVAKLEKPQAINNLEAIIDECDAVMVARGDLGVEMSPEKVPLIQKRIIRLCNRKGIPVITATQMLESMTHNPRPTRAEASDVANAIIDGADAVMLSGESAVGEFPVQAVEMLVRIAADIEPDLDFVNNPPAKNDETHALSEAINAIVNALPLRCIVAFTSTGYTAQLAAGERPKVPIVALTPNSITYHRLNLIWGIRPVLLEDEVETFEELTAQVQTILLQRGWVASGDKVLILGGIPTMRPQGTNFLKIHTITPE, encoded by the coding sequence ATGCAACTGCCAATTTGTAATACAAAAGTAGTCGCCACGATTGGCCCGGCTAGTAGTTCTCGCGAAGTGCTGACAAAAATGATTCAAGCTGGGATGAACGTGGCTCGCTTGAATTTTTCTCATGGTAGCTACGACGACCATGCGAAAACAATAGCATTGCTGCGATCGCTAGAGAAAGAATTGGATACCCCGGTTACTCTGTTGCAAGACTTGCAAGGGCCAAAGATTCGAGTTGGTCAGTTGCCAAATAATACCATTAGTTTAACCGAAGGAGAATTTATTACTCTCGTACCGATAGCCAACTTCTCGAACCAAGCCAATACGATTTCTATTGACTACCCCCATCTTGCCGAAGACGCCCAACCAGGAAACCAAGTTCTTCTTGATGATGGTCTGTTGGAACTTCAGGTAGAAGAGGTGAAAGCAGATGCTGTAAAATGCAGAATCATCCGGGGAGGTATCCTCAAAAGCCGTAAAGGAGTGAATTTTCCCAATCTTGATTTGCGGTTGCCTTCTCTGACTCAAAAAGACTTGCAAGATTTAGACTTTGGCTTATCTCAGGGAGTAGATTACATCTCTTTGAGTTTTGTTCGTCGGCCAGAAGATATCCGTACTTTAAAAGACTTGCTGGCACAAAAAGGGGCAGCAGATCAGCCTGTCGTTGCCAAGCTGGAAAAGCCCCAAGCTATCAATAACTTAGAAGCGATTATCGATGAGTGTGATGCGGTGATGGTAGCCCGGGGAGATTTGGGTGTGGAAATGAGTCCAGAGAAAGTCCCACTGATTCAAAAGCGGATTATTCGGCTGTGCAACCGCAAGGGCATTCCGGTCATTACTGCTACACAAATGCTGGAAAGCATGACTCATAATCCCCGTCCCACTCGTGCTGAAGCCAGCGATGTTGCTAACGCCATCATTGATGGCGCTGATGCGGTGATGCTCTCGGGAGAATCTGCGGTTGGGGAATTTCCCGTGCAAGCTGTGGAAATGTTAGTGCGAATTGCTGCGGATATCGAACCAGATTTAGACTTCGTCAACAATCCGCCGGCAAAAAATGATGAAACCCATGCTCTCAGCGAAGCCATCAACGCCATTGTCAATGCGCTGCCACTGCGCTGCATTGTGGCGTTCACCAGTACGGGATACACAGCCCAATTAGCAGCCGGTGAGCGCCCCAAAGTACCTATTGTTGCTTTAACACCTAATTCTATCACCTACCACCGCTTGAACTTAATTTGGGGAATTCGACCAGTTTTGTTAGAAGATGAGGTTGAGACATTTGAAGAATTGACTGCACAAGTCCAGACAATTCTGCTACAGCGTGGTTGGGTTGCCTCAGGTGATAAAGTTTTGATTCTAGGAGGCATTCCGACTATGCGTCCTCAAGGGACAAATTTTCTCAAAATTCATACTATCACCCCAGAGTAG
- the shc gene encoding squalene--hopene cyclase — translation MQTQDRVTVSKLPDAIAASQNYLLSIQDPKGYWWAELESNVTITAEVVLLHKIWGTDRSRPLHKVEAYLRSQQREHGGWELFYGDGGELSTSVEAYMALRLLGVPPSDPAMIRARAFILERGGISRTRIFTKLHLALIGCYSWQGIPSLPPWVMLLPENFVFNIYELSSWARSSTVPLLIVCDRKPVFKVDPAINLNELYAEGADRVKYELPRQGDWTDLFLALDSGFKLAENLNLVPFREEGIKAAHKWILERQEATGDWGGIIPAMLNSLLALRCLDYDPADPIVERGLQAVDNFAIETADTYRVQPCVSPVWDTAWAIRALVDSGLSSDHPSLVRAGEWLLSKQILDYGDWAVKNRRGKPGAWAFEFDNRFYPDVDDTAVVVMALDVVKLPDEKLKQRAMARAVDWIASMQCQAGGWAAFDLDNNQDWLNLIPYGDLKAMIDPNTADVTARVIEMLGSCHLSIDAHNFERAINYLLREQEPEGCWFGRWGVNYIYGTSGVLAALSLVAPQTQRNSIERGVAWLVGCQNSDGGWGETCRSYDDPSLKGQGRSTASQTAWALIGLIAAGKATDKFAISAIEQGINYLLATQQTDGTWDEADFTGTGFPGHFYLKYHLYQQCFPLIALGQYRAIFS, via the coding sequence ATGCAAACTCAAGATAGAGTTACCGTATCCAAACTCCCAGATGCGATCGCTGCTAGTCAAAACTATCTACTTTCGATCCAAGATCCCAAAGGCTATTGGTGGGCTGAGTTAGAATCCAACGTTACCATCACTGCGGAGGTTGTTCTCCTGCATAAAATTTGGGGAACAGATCGATCTAGACCTTTGCATAAAGTTGAAGCATATCTGCGTTCTCAGCAACGAGAACACGGTGGTTGGGAGCTTTTTTATGGAGATGGAGGAGAACTCAGTACTTCAGTAGAAGCATACATGGCGCTGAGGCTGTTGGGTGTACCTCCAAGCGACCCAGCAATGATCCGGGCAAGAGCTTTTATTTTAGAGCGGGGCGGCATTAGTCGGACTCGCATTTTTACTAAGTTACACCTGGCGCTGATTGGGTGCTATAGCTGGCAAGGCATTCCTTCGTTACCGCCTTGGGTAATGTTGTTGCCAGAGAATTTTGTGTTTAATATCTATGAATTGTCAAGTTGGGCTAGGTCAAGCACCGTGCCATTGCTGATTGTGTGCGATCGCAAACCAGTCTTTAAGGTAGACCCAGCGATCAACTTGAACGAACTTTATGCCGAAGGTGCAGATCGAGTCAAATATGAATTACCCCGCCAAGGTGACTGGACAGATTTATTTCTCGCCCTCGACTCAGGTTTTAAACTTGCGGAAAACCTGAATTTAGTGCCTTTTCGCGAAGAAGGTATCAAAGCTGCACACAAGTGGATTTTAGAACGGCAAGAAGCAACAGGCGACTGGGGCGGCATTATTCCAGCCATGCTGAATTCACTACTAGCATTGCGATGCTTGGATTATGATCCAGCCGATCCGATTGTAGAACGAGGATTGCAAGCCGTCGATAATTTTGCGATCGAAACAGCAGATACTTACCGAGTCCAACCATGTGTTTCCCCTGTTTGGGATACAGCTTGGGCAATCAGAGCGCTTGTTGATTCTGGTTTATCATCAGATCATCCTTCTCTAGTACGGGCGGGCGAGTGGTTGTTGAGCAAACAAATTCTCGACTACGGCGATTGGGCTGTCAAAAATCGGCGAGGAAAACCCGGTGCGTGGGCGTTTGAATTTGACAATCGCTTTTATCCCGATGTCGATGACACTGCTGTCGTTGTGATGGCGCTGGATGTTGTCAAGCTTCCTGATGAAAAGCTCAAACAGAGAGCTATGGCTCGTGCGGTGGACTGGATTGCTTCGATGCAGTGTCAAGCAGGTGGTTGGGCTGCTTTTGATTTAGACAATAATCAAGATTGGCTGAATCTGATTCCCTACGGCGATCTCAAAGCGATGATCGATCCCAACACGGCTGATGTCACTGCCAGAGTTATAGAAATGCTGGGTAGTTGTCATCTATCCATTGATGCTCATAACTTTGAACGAGCAATTAACTATCTCTTACGCGAACAAGAACCTGAAGGTTGCTGGTTCGGTCGTTGGGGAGTCAATTACATCTATGGAACAAGTGGCGTATTGGCAGCCCTATCTTTAGTTGCTCCGCAAACTCAGCGAAACAGTATAGAAAGGGGTGTTGCTTGGTTAGTCGGTTGTCAAAACTCAGATGGTGGTTGGGGCGAAACTTGCCGCAGCTATGACGATCCTAGTTTGAAGGGACAAGGACGCAGCACTGCATCTCAAACCGCTTGGGCTTTGATAGGGTTGATAGCAGCAGGTAAAGCAACAGACAAATTTGCAATATCGGCGATCGAGCAAGGAATTAACTACTTACTTGCAACTCAACAGACAGATGGTACTTGGGATGAAGCTGATTTTACAGGTACTGGTTTTCCCGGTCATTTTTATCTGAAGTATCACCTTTATCAACAATGCTTTCCTCTAATTGCTTTGGGTCAGTATCGAGCAATATTTTCTTAG